A genomic window from Brevibacillus agri includes:
- a CDS encoding threonine ammonia-lyase → MKLLTVSFLDIVKAHKKLQGQVLHTPLISSAALSALAGADVWLKLECQQKTGSFKVRGALNKIASLTAEELARGVITASAGNHAQGVAYAAALRGVSALIVVPSTAPETKKAGIRRYGAELVEHGNSYDEAESYAYELAKATGRTFVHAFEDDHIIAGQGTAGLEAMLAEPDFDAILVPAGGGGLICGVALAAKAINPQVQVIGVQTHASPPWYYSFREKRLADVVYNDSLADGLHGGISQGNLDLALEIVDDFVLVEEEHVAQAMYWLAKEHHLMVEGSGVVGVAALMQGVVGELAGKKVLTIVSGSNVDAAKLAGIVARYS, encoded by the coding sequence ATGAAGTTGTTAACTGTATCGTTTCTGGATATTGTCAAAGCACACAAAAAGTTGCAGGGGCAGGTGCTCCACACCCCGTTGATTTCATCCGCGGCCCTGTCCGCCCTGGCTGGGGCTGACGTTTGGCTGAAGCTGGAGTGCCAGCAAAAGACAGGTTCGTTCAAGGTGCGCGGCGCCTTGAACAAGATCGCTTCGCTTACAGCGGAGGAGCTGGCGCGAGGCGTCATTACGGCGTCTGCGGGCAATCACGCGCAAGGGGTGGCCTATGCGGCGGCACTGCGGGGAGTGTCCGCCCTGATTGTTGTACCAAGCACAGCGCCGGAGACGAAAAAAGCGGGAATCAGACGCTACGGCGCAGAGCTGGTCGAGCATGGCAACAGCTATGACGAGGCGGAGAGCTACGCCTACGAGCTGGCAAAAGCAACGGGCCGTACATTCGTGCACGCTTTTGAAGACGACCACATCATTGCGGGACAAGGAACCGCAGGGTTGGAGGCCATGCTTGCGGAGCCGGACTTTGACGCGATTCTCGTGCCTGCGGGCGGAGGCGGGCTGATTTGCGGAGTGGCACTGGCGGCAAAGGCGATCAACCCGCAGGTGCAGGTGATCGGAGTCCAGACGCACGCTTCGCCGCCGTGGTACTACTCGTTTCGGGAAAAGCGGCTGGCAGACGTCGTGTACAACGACTCGCTGGCAGACGGTCTGCACGGCGGCATTTCCCAGGGCAATCTCGACCTGGCGCTTGAGATCGTCGACGACTTCGTGCTCGTCGAGGAGGAGCATGTCGCCCAGGCGATGTACTGGCTGGCAAAAGAGCACCATCTGATGGTCGAAGGCTCAGGAGTTGTCGGAGTCGCTGCGCTGATGCAAGGCGTCGTGGGCGAGCTGGCCGGAAAAAAGGTGCTGACCATCGTGAGCGGCAGCAATGTGGACGCCGCCAAGCTGGCGGGGATCGTGGCCCGCTACTCCTAG
- a CDS encoding ABC transporter ATP-binding protein → MSSVTLDHVHKRFGNAKGVEDVHIHIESGEFFTFLGPSGCGKTTTLRMIAGFYYPTEGQIRFGSQEVTSVPPHKRNTGMVFQNYALFPHMTVFENIAFGLQVRSVSKTETKERVERIMKLVRLEGYGERRIDQLSGGQQQRVALARALVIEPQILLLDEPLSNLDAKLREETRFEIKRLQLELGITTIYVTHDQAEAMSMSDRIMVMQGGEVQQVGTPHEIYHRPVNRFVASFIGETNLWEGTVVGLDQEEVHVRISSGQVLSGLVKNASPRAKLAVGEQVTLSIRPESVQESSEREGTNIVAGTVVLSEFTGACVNYVTAVGQEQLRSMSINLGRPIKQRGDTIGLHIPKESIYFAG, encoded by the coding sequence ATGAGCAGCGTAACACTCGATCACGTCCACAAAAGGTTTGGCAATGCAAAAGGAGTAGAAGACGTCCACATTCACATCGAGTCAGGTGAATTTTTTACGTTCCTCGGTCCGAGTGGTTGCGGCAAAACGACGACCTTGCGGATGATTGCCGGCTTTTACTACCCGACAGAAGGACAAATTCGCTTCGGGTCCCAGGAGGTTACGTCCGTTCCTCCGCACAAGCGCAACACAGGCATGGTTTTTCAAAACTATGCGCTGTTCCCGCACATGACCGTGTTCGAAAATATCGCGTTCGGCTTGCAGGTAAGATCCGTCAGCAAGACAGAGACAAAGGAGCGCGTAGAGCGAATCATGAAGCTCGTTCGACTGGAGGGCTACGGCGAGCGGCGCATCGACCAGCTTTCCGGCGGACAGCAGCAACGGGTGGCACTGGCGCGGGCGCTGGTCATCGAGCCGCAGATTCTGCTGTTGGATGAGCCGCTGTCCAATCTGGATGCCAAGCTGAGGGAAGAGACGCGCTTTGAGATCAAACGGCTTCAGTTGGAACTGGGAATTACGACGATCTACGTCACGCACGACCAGGCCGAAGCGATGTCGATGTCCGACCGGATCATGGTCATGCAAGGCGGGGAAGTGCAGCAAGTCGGCACTCCGCACGAAATCTACCACCGCCCTGTGAACCGCTTTGTCGCTTCGTTTATCGGGGAGACGAATCTGTGGGAAGGAACCGTGGTCGGCCTCGACCAGGAGGAAGTGCACGTGCGAATTTCCTCGGGCCAAGTGCTCAGCGGGCTTGTAAAAAATGCTTCGCCGCGCGCCAAGCTGGCTGTCGGGGAGCAGGTCACGCTATCCATCCGCCCCGAATCGGTTCAGGAGAGCAGCGAGCGGGAAGGGACGAACATCGTCGCAGGCACTGTCGTCCTGTCTGAGTTTACCGGGGCGTGCGTCAATTACGTCACGGCAGTCGGGCAGGAGCAGTTGCGCAGCATGTCCATCAACCTGGGACGCCCCATCAAGCAGCGCGGCGATACCATCGGACTGCACATACCGAAGGAGAGCATCTACTTCGCGGGATAA
- a CDS encoding M20 metallopeptidase family protein, with protein sequence MDAVFGLHLWQPLEKGKIGISNGAMMASSDDVRIVITGRGRHGSMPHETIDPIYVAGQVIAAVQGIVSRRINPVEPAVISICRLEAGTTYNIIPNQAVLYGTLRAQSEQTRQLLARELKQTVEALCAAWGANGEVVVDWGTPPVVNDERMSRYAAEVAVRQFGRESVAYVKPVMGG encoded by the coding sequence GTGGACGCGGTATTCGGCCTGCACCTCTGGCAGCCTTTGGAAAAGGGCAAAATCGGGATCAGCAACGGGGCGATGATGGCTTCATCCGACGATGTGCGAATCGTCATCACGGGCCGGGGCCGGCACGGCTCGATGCCGCACGAGACGATTGATCCGATCTATGTCGCGGGCCAGGTGATCGCGGCTGTGCAAGGGATCGTCTCCCGGCGGATCAATCCGGTCGAGCCTGCCGTCATCTCCATTTGTCGGCTGGAGGCGGGCACGACCTACAACATCATTCCGAACCAGGCTGTGCTCTACGGGACGCTGCGTGCCCAGTCCGAGCAGACCAGACAGTTGCTGGCCCGTGAGCTGAAGCAGACGGTCGAGGCATTGTGCGCGGCGTGGGGAGCGAACGGAGAAGTCGTCGTGGACTGGGGGACGCCGCCCGTGGTCAACGATGAGCGGATGAGCCGCTACGCCGCAGAAGTCGCCGTCCGGCAGTTTGGCAGGGAAAGTGTTGCCTATGTCAAACCTGTCATGGGGGGCTAA
- a CDS encoding ABC transporter permease yields the protein MRAQLQQAPASVRRKSITASPAFVYVLVSPLFLILLAYVIYPLFETFVASIHVDEQITWKNYTRFFSLEHTANLEALWTSVYISVLSVITCGIVGVTMAFLLERYEFPGRKILSVLALVPMALPPLIGVLSFTFLYGESGIFPRAIKELFGLAQVPFSLKGIWGVVVVHTFTMYTYFFMTATAAIKGLDPSLEEAAASLGANRFTVWRRIILPMLTPAMVASSLLVFMISMASYTAPLIFGIDRTMTMQIYLSRTNGDLDMAAAQSTILSIVSIAFLLIMRWYQGARNYQNLSKGVSVHRTEIKSKAGRYATIVLSFIGTVILMLPILVLVLISFSVDGTWTVQILPPQYTLEHYVDLFTDSKTWRPIVNSLQLSAIASIGIVLFGVAAAYAMVRLKFRGKTLLDVLIMLPWALPGTVVAVNLIAAFSEPTVFSFGQVLIGTFWIIPLAYFVRHLPLVFRSTSATLMQMDPSVEEAARNLGASWWYSFRRVVFPMALGGILAGTLLAFVQCIGEFVASILIFTPRTTPLSVAIFQRMYSFEFGTACAYGVLQIVVIILVLFISSKLTKDKAGTAI from the coding sequence TTGAGAGCACAATTGCAGCAAGCGCCGGCATCGGTCAGACGAAAGTCGATCACCGCTTCACCCGCCTTCGTCTATGTGCTGGTCTCGCCACTCTTTTTGATTTTGCTGGCTTATGTCATCTATCCGTTGTTTGAAACGTTCGTCGCCAGCATCCATGTCGACGAGCAGATTACGTGGAAAAACTACACGCGCTTCTTCAGCCTGGAGCATACCGCCAATCTGGAGGCGCTGTGGACGAGTGTGTACATCTCCGTGCTCAGCGTCATCACTTGCGGAATCGTCGGCGTGACGATGGCGTTTTTGCTGGAGCGCTACGAGTTTCCAGGGCGAAAAATTCTTTCGGTGCTGGCGCTCGTCCCGATGGCTTTGCCCCCGTTGATCGGCGTTCTGTCTTTTACTTTTTTGTACGGCGAGAGCGGCATCTTCCCGCGCGCGATCAAGGAGCTGTTCGGGCTGGCCCAGGTGCCGTTTTCGCTCAAAGGCATCTGGGGCGTCGTCGTCGTTCATACGTTCACGATGTACACGTACTTTTTCATGACCGCGACCGCCGCGATCAAAGGGCTTGACCCGTCTTTGGAGGAAGCGGCCGCGAGTCTGGGCGCCAACCGCTTTACCGTATGGCGCCGCATCATTTTGCCGATGCTCACGCCGGCGATGGTTGCCTCTTCGCTACTCGTGTTCATGATTTCCATGGCTTCGTACACCGCACCGCTCATCTTCGGCATCGACCGGACGATGACGATGCAAATCTATTTGTCCCGCACCAATGGCGACCTCGACATGGCTGCGGCGCAGTCGACGATTTTGTCGATCGTCTCGATCGCGTTTCTGTTAATCATGCGCTGGTATCAGGGCGCGCGCAACTATCAAAACTTGAGCAAAGGCGTCAGCGTGCACCGGACGGAAATCAAGAGCAAAGCCGGGCGTTACGCCACGATTGTGCTGTCCTTCATCGGCACGGTCATTTTGATGCTGCCGATTCTCGTGCTGGTGCTCATCTCCTTTTCGGTGGATGGAACCTGGACGGTGCAAATATTGCCTCCGCAGTACACGCTGGAGCATTACGTAGACTTGTTTACCGACAGCAAGACGTGGCGTCCGATTGTCAACAGCTTGCAGTTGTCGGCGATTGCGTCGATCGGGATTGTCCTGTTCGGCGTGGCGGCGGCTTACGCCATGGTGCGCCTGAAGTTCCGCGGAAAGACGCTGCTGGATGTGCTGATTATGCTGCCGTGGGCTTTGCCGGGCACAGTTGTCGCGGTGAACCTGATCGCGGCGTTCAGCGAGCCGACCGTGTTCAGCTTTGGGCAAGTTTTGATCGGAACATTCTGGATTATTCCGCTCGCTTATTTTGTCCGCCACCTGCCGCTCGTCTTCCGGTCCACCTCGGCGACCTTGATGCAGATGGACCCGTCCGTCGAGGAAGCGGCGCGCAACCTGGGCGCATCGTGGTGGTACAGCTTCAGGCGGGTCGTGTTTCCGATGGCGTTGGGCGGAATCCTCGCCGGAACGCTGCTGGCGTTCGTGCAGTGTATCGGGGAATTTGTCGCCTCGATCCTGATCTTTACCCCGCGGACGACGCCGCTATCCGTCGCCATTTTCCAGCGCATGTACAGCTTCGAATTCGGCACTGCCTGCGCCTATGGCGTTTTGCAAATCGTCGTCATCATCCTCGTGCTGTTCATCTCTAGCAAGCTGACCAAAGACAAGGCCGGTACAGCGATCTAG
- a CDS encoding ROK family transcriptional regulator has protein sequence MRAPRKTGNSKLVKKLNKEEVLQQVIQHGQISRADIAKQTMLSRPCVSALVDEMIQEGLLQEVGMGDSKGGRKPILLEYNYQAYAIAGAIFEGSTLDMAIADMKGEFLARHRKRLAQPANGETVIEDLAAGLERLLAESGIPRERLLGMGVGLQGVTQRGSGTVSFSPSTGWMGSPILQTIEARLGVPVIIDNDVNMMTLGEYVRGAGVGHSNVVYMYVGTGIGAGIILDGQFYRGSREAAGEIGFMIIGPVHNRPNGASGVFETHYSIPGIWQQGQAKGFLSDLQEGSSVIEELIFHAKQNSEARQLLLDVYRHWAYGMANIISILNPEILILSGEMVHVDDEGVKQIHEWLTEWVPEVPCLEKASLGERAGLIGAVHSVLEAFPFTRLLDKE, from the coding sequence GTGCGAGCTCCGAGAAAAACAGGCAACAGTAAACTCGTCAAGAAACTGAACAAGGAAGAAGTTTTACAGCAGGTCATTCAGCACGGTCAGATTTCCCGCGCCGATATTGCCAAGCAGACCATGCTCAGCCGCCCGTGTGTCTCTGCCCTGGTCGATGAAATGATCCAGGAAGGACTGCTGCAGGAAGTGGGCATGGGCGATTCCAAAGGCGGCCGCAAGCCGATTTTGCTGGAGTACAACTACCAGGCTTACGCCATTGCCGGAGCGATCTTCGAAGGCTCGACGCTGGACATGGCGATTGCGGACATGAAGGGGGAGTTTCTCGCCCGGCATCGCAAGCGGCTGGCGCAGCCGGCGAATGGCGAGACCGTCATTGAGGATTTGGCAGCGGGTCTGGAGCGGCTGCTCGCCGAGAGCGGAATCCCGCGAGAGCGACTGCTCGGGATGGGTGTCGGCTTGCAGGGGGTTACACAGCGGGGAAGCGGTACGGTCAGCTTTTCGCCGAGCACCGGATGGATGGGGTCGCCGATTTTGCAAACCATCGAGGCGCGTCTGGGCGTGCCTGTCATTATCGACAACGATGTCAACATGATGACGCTGGGCGAATACGTTCGCGGGGCAGGCGTCGGCCACTCCAACGTCGTCTACATGTACGTCGGTACAGGCATCGGTGCGGGCATCATTTTGGATGGACAGTTTTACCGGGGGAGCCGGGAAGCGGCAGGCGAGATCGGCTTCATGATAATCGGCCCGGTACATAACCGCCCGAATGGCGCGTCAGGGGTGTTCGAGACGCATTATTCCATACCGGGCATTTGGCAGCAGGGCCAGGCCAAGGGATTTCTCTCTGACCTTCAGGAAGGGTCGAGTGTCATAGAAGAGCTCATTTTCCACGCCAAACAAAACAGCGAAGCCAGGCAGCTTCTTCTGGATGTGTACCGGCATTGGGCGTACGGGATGGCGAATATCATCAGCATCTTGAACCCGGAAATTTTGATCCTGAGCGGAGAGATGGTCCACGTCGATGATGAAGGGGTGAAGCAGATTCACGAGTGGCTGACCGAGTGGGTGCCGGAAGTGCCTTGCCTCGAAAAAGCCAGTCTGGGGGAGAGAGCAGGTCTGATTGGCGCCGTCCACAGTGTCTTGGAAGCGTTTCCGTTCACACGACTGCTTGACAAAGAGTGA
- a CDS encoding LysR family transcriptional regulator, protein MELRNLKTFQVVAEHLNLTKAAELLGYSQPTITLQIQALERELGHPLLNRVGKRTFLTPAGKTVKQHTDQLFSVLQHMEEGLNHLDLPVGPLVVAAPEFYCTQYMPQMLKAYVETHPQVNLQVISCTSQEALKKIQAHEADIGIIAGVSSQPGIYSMVVDLEEFALVAAPEMVKGRSMAEALAVFPFLSYQEGCNLDGFITQCLLEIGYVPPSVIKCSSEETIKRSVLNQTGIALLSTALVEKELRTGELVQLYRFSKKAETSLVCLERRRDEPAIETFMELVKDVWLSVREE, encoded by the coding sequence ATGGAGTTGCGCAATTTGAAAACGTTTCAGGTCGTAGCCGAGCATCTGAACTTGACGAAGGCGGCCGAGCTGCTCGGCTACAGCCAGCCGACGATTACGCTGCAGATTCAGGCGCTGGAGCGGGAGCTGGGCCATCCGCTGTTGAACCGGGTGGGCAAGCGCACGTTTTTGACCCCGGCAGGGAAAACGGTGAAGCAGCATACCGACCAGCTTTTCTCTGTGCTGCAGCATATGGAGGAAGGGCTGAACCACCTGGATTTGCCTGTGGGGCCGCTCGTCGTGGCCGCTCCCGAATTTTACTGTACCCAGTACATGCCGCAAATGCTCAAGGCGTACGTCGAGACACATCCGCAGGTGAATTTGCAGGTCATCTCGTGCACGAGCCAGGAAGCGCTGAAAAAAATTCAGGCGCACGAGGCGGATATCGGGATCATTGCCGGAGTCAGCTCGCAGCCGGGGATTTATTCGATGGTGGTCGATTTGGAGGAATTCGCCCTGGTTGCCGCGCCGGAAATGGTAAAAGGACGCTCGATGGCAGAAGCGCTGGCCGTATTTCCGTTTTTGTCCTACCAGGAGGGCTGCAATCTGGACGGGTTTATTACCCAATGCTTGCTGGAGATCGGCTACGTTCCGCCCTCCGTCATCAAGTGCAGCAGCGAGGAAACGATCAAGCGCTCCGTGCTCAATCAGACGGGGATCGCCCTGCTCAGCACGGCATTGGTGGAAAAAGAGCTGCGCACGGGCGAGCTGGTCCAGTTGTACCGTTTTTCCAAAAAGGCGGAAACATCGCTCGTCTGCCTGGAGCGCCGCCGGGACGAGCCGGCGATTGAAACTTTCATGGAACTGGTGAAGGACGTGTGGCTGTCGGTGCGAGAAGAGTAG
- a CDS encoding extracellular solute-binding protein → MKKVNHKLKTWMKGVFVSSLALTVAACSGGGQEAKPADNGAGGQAGTQPAAETPAPSGEPQKLVIYTGRDKNIFEIVLPKFKEKYPNIEVETLEMGAQQILERVRAEKANPQADFWWGGTQSALSTAADEGLLAPYKPTFADKIPDLYKDPQDRWYGEMLLPEVIMYNSQALKPEEAPQDWDELLDPKFKDKIVIRNVLPSGTMRTIYSAMIYRQGPDTPEKGYDWLLKLDANTKEYTQDPTNLYLKLDRQEGVISLWNLQDVLIQSKKNNHPYDFIYPKSGAPILVDGIALVKGAKNLDAAKNFMEFLMSPEIASQLAKERFQFPARTDISKDDLPDFMKNLELKPLELDWGVMAAKEKEWMQHWDENIKGKGKK, encoded by the coding sequence TTGAAAAAGGTCAATCACAAGCTGAAAACTTGGATGAAAGGTGTATTCGTCAGCTCCTTGGCGCTGACGGTGGCCGCGTGCTCAGGTGGAGGACAGGAAGCAAAGCCTGCCGACAACGGCGCAGGCGGCCAAGCGGGCACACAGCCAGCGGCCGAAACGCCGGCTCCATCCGGCGAGCCGCAAAAGCTGGTCATTTACACCGGACGGGATAAAAACATTTTCGAAATCGTGTTGCCGAAGTTCAAGGAAAAGTACCCGAACATCGAAGTGGAGACGCTGGAGATGGGCGCGCAGCAAATTTTGGAGCGCGTTCGCGCCGAAAAAGCCAATCCGCAAGCAGACTTCTGGTGGGGCGGCACGCAATCCGCTCTGAGCACGGCCGCTGACGAAGGATTGCTTGCGCCGTACAAGCCGACGTTTGCCGACAAGATTCCGGACTTGTACAAAGACCCGCAAGATCGCTGGTACGGCGAGATGCTGCTGCCAGAGGTCATCATGTACAACTCGCAGGCGCTCAAGCCAGAGGAAGCGCCCCAAGATTGGGATGAGCTGCTCGATCCGAAGTTCAAGGACAAAATCGTCATCCGCAACGTCCTGCCGTCCGGCACGATGCGCACGATCTACTCCGCGATGATCTACCGCCAAGGCCCAGACACGCCGGAAAAAGGCTACGACTGGCTGCTGAAGCTGGACGCCAACACAAAAGAGTACACGCAAGACCCGACAAACCTCTACCTGAAGCTTGACCGTCAAGAGGGCGTCATCTCCTTGTGGAACTTGCAAGACGTCCTGATTCAGAGCAAAAAGAACAACCATCCGTACGACTTCATCTATCCGAAGAGCGGAGCACCGATTCTCGTAGACGGAATCGCGCTTGTCAAAGGCGCGAAAAACCTGGATGCAGCGAAAAACTTTATGGAATTTTTGATGAGTCCTGAGATTGCTTCCCAGTTGGCGAAGGAGCGCTTCCAGTTCCCTGCCCGCACTGATATCAGCAAGGACGATCTGCCAGACTTCATGAAAAACCTGGAGCTGAAGCCGCTGGAGCTCGATTGGGGCGTCATGGCCGCCAAAGAGAAAGAGTGGATGCAGCACTGGGACGAAAACATCAAGGGCAAAGGCAAGAAGTAA